The window TCGGTGCTGGAGAGCCACGTCGATGCGTGGCTTGCGAAGAAGACCGCTGGTTAGCCCACCGGCATTGGCTGGGTGCTCGCCAGCACCTCTTCGGTGATCCGGCGGATGTTGACCCTGGCTTTCAGGCGCGCGCCGAGCAGCGCGGTGCCCGATACCTTGCGCTGCACGAACAGGGTCTCGATCGGCGGGAAGGCCCAGGTGTCCTTGTCCTGCGCGATCGCCCAGCCTTCCTCGCGCAGGAGCGGGATGAAGGCGCGATCGCCGAAGTCGAAGGGCGCATCCGCGCGCATTTCATTGATGACGATATCGATCATCCGATTGACCCGCTCGGGGTGCTTTTCGGCGACGATCGGCATCATGAAGCCGGCCTCGATGGTGGCGGCGAGGACCTCCTGCGCATCGCCCTCGAGCCCGGCCAGCAGCATCTTGCGATAGCCGTTCGCCACGGCCGGATCGACGGGACGACAGGCGCCGAAGTCGAGCAGCACGATCTCGCCCGTCTCGCGCCGGTAGCGGAAATTGGCGAAGTTGGGGTCAGTCTGCATCACGCCGAAATCGAACAGCTCGCGCGTGACGAGCCGGATCAGGCGGGCAAACACCTCGTCGCGGCGTTCGGGGCTCTCGTTGCCGAGTTCCTCGATGCTCACGCCCTCTTCAAAGCTCATCGCCAGGATCGATCCGCGCGTCAGCCCTTCGTGGAGGCGCGGCACGACAAAGCCGTCCACCCCTGCAAGCTGCTCGCGGTAAAGCGCCATCTGCGCGCCCTCGCGCTCGTAATCGGCTTCCTCGTGAAGCTGCTGCTTGGCGGCCGCCATCAGCTTGCCCATCTCCAACTCGGGCGGGGCAAAGCCTGCGACCTTGAGCAGCGTCATGACATTGTCGACATCGGAATCGATCGACTGGGCGACACCGGGATACTGCACCTTGATCGCCAGCTCCTCGCCATCGCGGGTCAGCGCCTTGTGGACCTGACCGATAGAGGCTGCGGCGATGGGGCGGGGATTGAACCAGCGGAATTGCTTGCGCCAGTCCGGCCCCCATTCGCTTTTGAGCACGGCGTCAAGCTGGCGGGTGGGCATGAAATTGGCCTGATCGCGCAGGGTGGCGAGGATGCGCGACAATTCGGGCGGCAGGAAATCGCCCGCATCAAGGCTGATCATCTGCCCCATCTTCATCGCCGCGCCGCGCAGGTGGCTGAGGCGGTCGGTAAGGCGCTGGACATTGCCGGGGGTGAGGATCATGTCGCGCGCCGAGATGCTATCGCCGCTCGCCAGCCGCCTTGCGCCTTCGGCGACCATGCCGCCCGCCACGCCGCCCACCAGCCGCCCGAAGGTGCCCAGCCGCGCCACGCGCCCCGCAGGCACGGCGCGCTGGCGGGAGCGGTCTTCGGGGAGCTTGTCGAAATCAGGGATCTGGTCGTCGTCGGACACGGGGTGAGGGGGCCTTGATCTTTCGGGGGCGTCAGGCGGCTAACGTTCGGGCTGCGGGCCTGTTCCGGCTCAGGAGATGCACAGGCCCCCGTCAACGGGCAGGCACTGGCCGGTGATGTAATCGGAATGGGGCGAGGCGAAGAACACTGCCAGTCCCTCCAGCCCCGCATGATCGCCCGGACGGCGCAGCGGGATGCGGCGGCTCATCCATTCGCCGAATTTGGGATCGGCCTTGGCGGTGATCTCGGTCTCGTAATAGCCGAAAAGGAGCGCGTTGGCGGTGATCCGGTGGCGCGCCAGTTCGAAGGCGGCGGCGCGGGTGAGGCCGTTCAGCGCGGCCTTGGAGGCGGCGTAATCGGACGAGCGGTTGACCCCCATGATCGACTGGCCCGAGGAGGTGGCGATCAGCTTGCCGCCCGCATCGCCGTCCTTCGCGCGTGCGATCATGTGGCGGGTCACATGCTTGTAGACCAGCGCCGCGCCGCGGGTATTGACCGCCATGGTGTGGTCCCAGCCCTCGGCCGTGATGTCGGGGATGGCGGTGCCTGCGCCCGAGATCCCGGCATTGGCGAAACACACATCCACCCGCCCGAAGGCGCCCAGCGTCTGCTCCATCGCCTGTTCGATGCCAGCCTCGTCCGCCACATCGCAGGTCAGCGCGAGCACATCGCCCGCGCCCAGTGTCCGCAATTCCTCCACTGCCGCTGCGTTCTTGTCGGCATTGCGCGCCCAGATCGCGACATTGGCCCCGGCCTTGGCGAGACCGCGCGCCATGGCAAGACCGAGGCCGCCGTTGCCGCCGGTGATGATGGCCGTGCGGCCGGTGAGATCGAACAGTTCCATGGCTCTCCAAGTGGCGCAAACGGCTATCCTGTGCAAGCGCGCGGGAACGCTTGGGCGCTACAGGTTTTGAGCCGCCATGGACGGACAATCTTCGCTTTCTCCCGCCGCTCGCGTTCTGGGATATGCCGGGCTCACCCCTCAGATCATCTGCCTTGCCATGGTGCTGTCGGGCCATGAATGGCGCTATTCGGCGATGGCCGGCGGCTTTGCCTACGCGGCTGCGATCTTCAGCTTCCTTGGCGGAGTGTGGTGGGGACAGGCGGTGCAATCGGGGCGGGCCAGCACCGGCGCCTATCTCCTCGCAGTGTCGCCGAGCCTGCTGGCGGTGGCGCTGTTCCTGCCGTGGACTTTCGGGTGGAGCTGGCCTGGTCCTGCGCTGCTCTACCTTGGCGCGCTGATCCTCGCCTCGCCGCTGATCGACCGCGCGCTCGGCTTTGCCGCGCCCGATTTCCTGCGGCTGCGCTGGCACCTTTCGCTGGG is drawn from Erythrobacter sp. and contains these coding sequences:
- a CDS encoding AarF/ABC1/UbiB kinase family protein, which produces MSDDDQIPDFDKLPEDRSRQRAVPAGRVARLGTFGRLVGGVAGGMVAEGARRLASGDSISARDMILTPGNVQRLTDRLSHLRGAAMKMGQMISLDAGDFLPPELSRILATLRDQANFMPTRQLDAVLKSEWGPDWRKQFRWFNPRPIAAASIGQVHKALTRDGEELAIKVQYPGVAQSIDSDVDNVMTLLKVAGFAPPELEMGKLMAAAKQQLHEEADYEREGAQMALYREQLAGVDGFVVPRLHEGLTRGSILAMSFEEGVSIEELGNESPERRDEVFARLIRLVTRELFDFGVMQTDPNFANFRYRRETGEIVLLDFGACRPVDPAVANGYRKMLLAGLEGDAQEVLAATIEAGFMMPIVAEKHPERVNRMIDIVINEMRADAPFDFGDRAFIPLLREEGWAIAQDKDTWAFPPIETLFVQRKVSGTALLGARLKARVNIRRITEEVLASTQPMPVG
- a CDS encoding SDR family NAD(P)-dependent oxidoreductase — its product is MELFDLTGRTAIITGGNGGLGLAMARGLAKAGANVAIWARNADKNAAAVEELRTLGAGDVLALTCDVADEAGIEQAMEQTLGAFGRVDVCFANAGISGAGTAIPDITAEGWDHTMAVNTRGAALVYKHVTRHMIARAKDGDAGGKLIATSSGQSIMGVNRSSDYAASKAALNGLTRAAAFELARHRITANALLFGYYETEITAKADPKFGEWMSRRIPLRRPGDHAGLEGLAVFFASPHSDYITGQCLPVDGGLCIS
- a CDS encoding DUF3429 domain-containing protein, whose amino-acid sequence is MDGQSSLSPAARVLGYAGLTPQIICLAMVLSGHEWRYSAMAGGFAYAAAIFSFLGGVWWGQAVQSGRASTGAYLLAVSPSLLAVALFLPWTFGWSWPGPALLYLGALILASPLIDRALGFAAPDFLRLRWHLSLGLGGLTIALGLAAGQAMGV